A single window of Sporosarcina sp. Marseille-Q4943 DNA harbors:
- a CDS encoding S41 family peptidase, with product MLRNQVQRFIMLFAILFVMLPLTPSAAAEPINEIRQLIKDYYIDDVPESVLSRSTGKEITNGLDPHSAYMSKTEYEAFINGIEQRIVGIGVVLEESSNGIKVISVITDGPAFKAGIISGDVITHVDGKSLKGKSVQAAVPLISGKENTAVSLTIEREKSERPIEMTLRRAEIHLPTVESEMLGGNIGYIRLNSFATDSSKGMANAIRSLEGADGFIVDIRYNGGGYITAAQEIAGFFPGVEQAFQLREKHKKPAIYPSVNQKQKITGPVSLLVNEYSASASEMLAVNLKEEKAATLYGEKTYGKGTMQSMFAFNDGSVLKMTTARFYSPKGIPVDKVGVSPDVLTQKDEELTTAHYDHLVAKLQGYTAFPSLENVKTTKTFTVSMTKEMDWRQLGKQAVQLIEVGGKESSVRMEVKDGKTIEVIPESPLLSGKKYMLIIHPAWKDKTGKVVKKGIYLDVTVK from the coding sequence TTGTTAAGAAACCAAGTGCAACGATTCATCATGCTGTTTGCCATTCTTTTCGTCATGCTGCCGCTCACGCCATCTGCTGCTGCGGAACCGATTAATGAAATTCGGCAACTCATTAAAGACTATTATATTGACGACGTTCCTGAATCGGTATTATCACGAAGCACAGGGAAAGAGATTACAAACGGGCTTGACCCCCATTCTGCATACATGTCCAAGACTGAATATGAAGCATTCATTAACGGGATTGAGCAGCGTATCGTAGGAATCGGAGTTGTGTTGGAGGAAAGCAGTAACGGCATAAAAGTGATTTCCGTCATTACGGACGGCCCCGCGTTCAAGGCTGGTATTATTTCCGGTGACGTCATCACGCATGTCGACGGCAAATCCTTGAAAGGGAAGTCCGTGCAGGCAGCAGTTCCATTGATCAGCGGCAAGGAAAACACAGCCGTCTCCCTTACGATTGAACGGGAAAAGTCGGAAAGGCCGATCGAAATGACGCTTCGCCGGGCGGAAATCCATTTGCCGACAGTCGAATCGGAAATGCTCGGCGGGAATATCGGCTATATCCGGTTGAACAGCTTTGCGACCGATTCGAGTAAGGGAATGGCAAACGCAATCCGGTCACTTGAGGGCGCTGATGGATTCATTGTCGACATTAGGTATAACGGGGGAGGCTATATAACAGCCGCGCAGGAAATTGCAGGTTTTTTCCCAGGAGTGGAGCAAGCTTTCCAATTGAGAGAGAAACATAAGAAGCCGGCAATTTATCCTTCCGTGAATCAAAAACAGAAGATCACAGGTCCCGTATCATTGCTTGTGAATGAATACAGTGCAAGTGCGTCCGAAATGTTGGCAGTCAACTTGAAAGAGGAGAAAGCCGCTACATTGTACGGAGAAAAAACGTACGGTAAAGGGACGATGCAATCGATGTTTGCATTCAACGACGGCAGCGTGTTGAAAATGACGACGGCCCGTTTTTATTCGCCGAAAGGCATTCCTGTCGATAAAGTCGGTGTTTCTCCGGACGTGTTGACGCAAAAAGACGAAGAATTGACGACGGCACATTATGATCACCTGGTTGCGAAATTACAAGGCTACACGGCATTCCCTTCATTGGAAAATGTAAAGACGACGAAAACATTCACAGTTAGCATGACGAAGGAAATGGATTGGCGTCAACTCGGAAAGCAGGCGGTCCAATTAATAGAAGTCGGTGGAAAAGAAAGCAGTGTCCGCATGGAAGTGAAGGATGGCAAGACGATTGAAGTAATTCCCGAGTCACCATTACTTTCTGGGAAGAAATATATGCTGATCATCCATCCAGCTTGGAAGGATAAGACGGGAAAGGTAGTGAAGAAAGGGATTTATCTTGATGTCACAGTAAAATAA
- a CDS encoding polysaccharide deacetylase family protein — protein MKRVFWLTLLFALVFPMMPEAGSVPTVNITETTPVYNQSKKVAVFMKGTSTSIVKETDRYYHTVIGGDEVMFSKKRAMAVKDSYGTLKGAYPVRAITKKHVPILNAPNKKAKAIGQLQPNLTIHLQRAQGNYYPVNFGGKTGYIDKKEIVIDSGIPVLMYHDLTRVKLSDNVSVLEVKNFEEQMAYLKKNNWTTITPRQLELWVQGKLNLPAKSVLITFDDGYESTIELGYPILKRYGFKATSFLITSRIGKPGMVSEYDLQSTTDVYSYENHTHSYHMFNSRTGLSYLQSESRNVIRADIREANETIEQILGGHRVKAHAYPYGKNSLQAIQALKDAGITIAFTIEEGNVHRGDPIYALNRQRVHSHMSLKDFADKLKGM, from the coding sequence TTGAAGAGAGTTTTTTGGTTGACGCTTCTATTCGCGCTAGTATTTCCAATGATGCCAGAAGCGGGAAGCGTACCAACCGTCAACATCACAGAAACGACACCTGTTTACAACCAGTCAAAGAAAGTCGCAGTATTTATGAAAGGCACATCCACTTCCATCGTAAAGGAAACGGACCGCTATTATCATACGGTCATCGGCGGGGATGAAGTGATGTTTTCAAAGAAGCGCGCGATGGCAGTCAAAGATAGTTACGGGACTTTGAAAGGCGCATATCCGGTCCGTGCCATTACCAAAAAGCATGTCCCGATCCTCAATGCCCCTAACAAGAAGGCAAAGGCGATCGGTCAATTACAGCCCAATCTGACGATCCACTTGCAACGGGCGCAAGGCAACTATTATCCGGTCAACTTCGGTGGAAAGACGGGTTATATAGATAAGAAGGAAATCGTCATCGATTCCGGCATCCCTGTGCTTATGTACCATGATTTGACGAGGGTCAAACTGAGCGATAATGTATCCGTCCTCGAAGTGAAAAATTTTGAGGAACAGATGGCCTATTTGAAAAAGAACAATTGGACAACGATCACACCGAGGCAATTGGAATTATGGGTGCAAGGCAAACTCAACTTGCCAGCGAAATCCGTCCTCATCACATTCGATGACGGCTATGAGTCGACAATTGAATTGGGCTATCCGATTTTAAAGCGTTATGGGTTCAAGGCGACGTCTTTCTTGATTACAAGCAGGATCGGAAAGCCGGGAATGGTTTCCGAATATGATCTCCAATCGACGACAGATGTGTATTCCTATGAAAATCATACACACTCCTACCATATGTTCAATTCGCGTACCGGCTTAAGCTATTTGCAATCGGAATCACGTAATGTCATTCGTGCAGATATACGGGAAGCGAATGAAACAATCGAGCAAATATTGGGCGGTCATAGAGTAAAAGCGCACGCCTATCCTTACGGGAAAAACAGTTTACAGGCCATCCAAGCATTGAAAGACGCTGGTATTACCATCGCTTTCACGATCGAGGAAGGAAATGTTCATCGCGGCGATCCGATTTATGCGTTAAATCGGCAACGCGTCCATTCGCATATGAGCTTGAAGGACTTTGCGGATAAATTGAAGGGCATGTGA
- a CDS encoding sugar diacid recognition domain-containing protein, which translates to MFQFDTLGQEIVEELSNLIQEQVLLTDRRGFIQASTDPDRINQFHEGALLSLREKKILHMTEKEVGLLRGVRKGVVLPIIIEGEPIAVLGITGDPKHIHPQAQLILRVTELFIQDAMKRKQKEEKVRELEFFVFDWLTSGKKDVRFRERGAVLGIEVSLYKQVVVIEVMNTEDQFTIDEVDRFMSNQSIHPDLMMIRWGQDKILMLLPEMNQDILKSELEYFLLSIKRRKKISVAAGIGGQTDYFDLSKSFIQAERAANASKKLGRVLFEHELRFELILQSIGESTREEYIQRTVAPLLEDEELLHNLQVWFNENQSMQNTAQKLHIHKNTLSYRLQKVEQLTGLSVSNVHDVLLLYLGIRLLDEMK; encoded by the coding sequence ATGTTTCAATTTGATACGCTCGGCCAGGAAATTGTGGAAGAGCTCTCCAATTTAATACAGGAACAAGTACTTCTAACAGATCGCCGAGGCTTCATCCAAGCGAGCACCGATCCGGATAGGATTAACCAATTCCATGAAGGTGCGTTGCTGAGCTTGCGGGAAAAAAAGATTCTCCATATGACCGAGAAGGAGGTCGGTCTGTTACGAGGTGTCCGTAAAGGCGTTGTCCTGCCGATCATCATTGAAGGGGAGCCGATTGCCGTACTCGGAATAACAGGGGATCCAAAGCATATCCATCCGCAGGCGCAACTCATCCTGCGGGTGACGGAGTTATTCATCCAAGACGCCATGAAGAGGAAACAGAAAGAGGAAAAGGTGCGTGAACTCGAATTTTTCGTTTTTGACTGGCTCACCTCGGGAAAGAAAGATGTCCGCTTCCGCGAAAGAGGGGCTGTTCTCGGCATTGAAGTCAGCTTGTATAAGCAAGTTGTCGTCATTGAGGTGATGAACACGGAAGATCAGTTTACAATCGACGAAGTCGATCGTTTCATGTCCAATCAAAGCATCCACCCCGATCTTATGATGATCAGATGGGGACAAGATAAAATCCTCATGCTTTTGCCTGAAATGAATCAGGACATATTAAAAAGTGAACTGGAATATTTCCTCTTATCTATTAAGAGAAGGAAAAAAATCAGTGTAGCGGCGGGAATCGGCGGACAGACCGATTACTTCGATCTGTCGAAGTCGTTCATCCAAGCGGAAAGGGCGGCGAATGCTTCCAAAAAATTAGGGCGGGTCTTGTTCGAACACGAACTTCGTTTCGAGCTGATCCTACAAAGCATCGGAGAGTCGACCCGCGAGGAATATATTCAGCGGACTGTTGCCCCGCTGCTCGAAGACGAGGAACTCCTGCACAATCTTCAAGTTTGGTTCAATGAAAACCAATCGATGCAAAACACAGCTCAAAAATTGCATATTCATAAAAATACGCTTTCGTATCGGTTGCAGAAGGTCGAACAGCTCACTGGACTATCTGTTTCAAATGTCCATGACGTTCTCCTCCTCTATCTCGGAATCCGGCTTTTGGACGAAATGAAGTAA
- a CDS encoding TRAP transporter permease, producing the protein MLTEEQQAELLEKFDTESKVRKLSGKKVAFFISAIAVFYSLFHLYITFYPMPALQQRAVHVAVGIALIYLIYPTYSKQDRSKVAAYDWLLFVLSLATAGYLIKEYTAIVTTRGGIPNTMDIVMAIMTVVLILEAARRVTGWILPILALAFLSYPFFSHMSWVPLKMATRPYDLGDIFGQMYLKTEGLYSTAIGASVSFIFLFILFGAFLAKSGMGQFFNDLALALAGHKQGGPAKVAVISSGFMGSINGAAVANVVGTGAFTIPMMKRVGYSKNFAGAVEASASIGGQILPPIMGASAFIMAETTGVKYGTIALAALIPAVLYFLAVIMQVHFRAGKENLKGIPKPDLPRVKEVMKERGHLLIPIVYLIFLLYRNVPIGHAAFYTIVATVIVAALRKSTRMSIKDIIGALDSGARQSLSVMVACAVVGVIIGVVSLTSFGNVMTSSIASLGAGSLFLTLFFTMVASMILGMGLPSIPAYIITATMAAPALAAFDVPILVAHMFVFYFGIFANITPPVALAAFAGAGISGGDPMRTGFTALKLSAAGFLIPYMFVYNPAMMMIDTTGVAMNAREFPVAATMDIAIITITAIIGIIGLSAAIEGYFKTNLNPLWRIVLAAGALMLIIPETITDIVGIIIVGAMFALNYMKNKKEEQDRLQTE; encoded by the coding sequence GTGCTGACCGAAGAACAACAAGCCGAGCTTCTCGAGAAGTTTGATACAGAATCGAAAGTGAGAAAGCTGTCAGGAAAGAAAGTCGCATTTTTCATTTCGGCTATCGCAGTCTTCTACTCTCTTTTCCATTTATACATTACGTTTTATCCAATGCCTGCACTTCAACAGCGGGCAGTTCATGTCGCGGTCGGGATTGCACTTATTTATCTCATTTACCCGACTTATAGCAAACAGGACCGTAGCAAAGTGGCAGCATACGACTGGCTGCTATTCGTACTAAGTTTGGCGACGGCCGGCTATTTAATTAAAGAATATACTGCCATTGTGACGACTCGCGGCGGAATACCGAACACGATGGATATCGTTATGGCCATTATGACTGTCGTGCTTATTTTGGAAGCCGCTCGTCGGGTGACGGGTTGGATCCTTCCTATATTGGCGCTTGCCTTCCTGTCCTACCCATTCTTCAGCCATATGAGTTGGGTACCGTTAAAAATGGCGACGCGTCCATATGATTTAGGCGACATTTTCGGGCAGATGTACTTGAAGACGGAAGGTCTTTATTCCACGGCGATCGGCGCTTCCGTATCCTTCATCTTCCTATTCATTCTCTTTGGCGCATTTTTGGCGAAATCGGGGATGGGACAATTTTTCAATGACTTGGCTCTTGCGCTTGCCGGTCATAAGCAAGGGGGACCGGCGAAGGTCGCGGTCATCTCGAGCGGTTTCATGGGAAGCATTAACGGTGCCGCTGTTGCGAACGTCGTCGGTACAGGTGCGTTCACGATCCCGATGATGAAACGCGTCGGGTATTCGAAAAACTTTGCGGGTGCGGTTGAAGCGAGTGCTTCGATCGGCGGACAAATATTGCCGCCGATCATGGGAGCGAGCGCTTTCATCATGGCGGAAACGACAGGCGTGAAATACGGGACGATCGCTTTGGCTGCCCTCATTCCAGCTGTCCTTTATTTCCTTGCGGTCATCATGCAAGTGCATTTCCGTGCGGGCAAGGAAAATTTGAAAGGCATTCCGAAACCGGATCTTCCGCGCGTAAAAGAGGTTATGAAAGAACGCGGACATCTATTGATCCCGATCGTCTATCTTATTTTCCTCCTTTATCGCAACGTTCCGATTGGCCATGCGGCATTTTATACAATCGTTGCAACGGTCATCGTTGCAGCACTCAGAAAATCGACACGTATGTCTATTAAAGACATCATCGGTGCATTGGATAGCGGTGCGCGCCAATCCCTTTCTGTCATGGTTGCGTGTGCGGTTGTCGGAGTCATCATCGGGGTCGTCAGCTTGACAAGTTTCGGGAATGTCATGACTTCTTCCATCGCAAGCCTTGGGGCAGGTTCTTTATTCCTGACATTGTTCTTTACGATGGTTGCGTCAATGATCCTAGGGATGGGACTTCCTTCTATTCCGGCGTATATCATTACAGCGACGATGGCTGCACCTGCTTTGGCGGCGTTTGACGTACCGATCCTAGTTGCGCATATGTTCGTCTTCTATTTCGGTATCTTTGCGAACATTACACCACCTGTTGCGCTTGCCGCATTTGCGGGGGCTGGCATTTCAGGCGGAGATCCGATGAGGACCGGTTTTACAGCACTCAAACTATCAGCTGCCGGCTTCCTCATCCCTTATATGTTCGTTTACAATCCAGCGATGATGATGATCGATACGACAGGAGTTGCGATGAACGCACGGGAGTTCCCTGTCGCTGCGACGATGGACATCGCAATCATTACAATAACGGCAATTATCGGCATCATCGGTTTGAGTGCCGCAATCGAAGGCTATTTCAAAACGAACTTGAATCCGCTTTGGCGGATCGTCCTTGCCGCGGGAGCGCTCATGCTGATCATCCCGGAAACTATTACGGATATCGTCGGCATCATTATTGTTGGCGCTATGTTTGCGCTGAACTATATGAAAAACAAAAAAGAAGAGCAAGATCGATTGCAGACAGAATAA
- a CDS encoding TAXI family TRAP transporter solute-binding subunit, which yields MKVRKYGLLFASALMSATILAACGDSDKDGGADSKGSADGLDTRIVTIATGGSSGPYNIIGTTLANEYSTEFGVNSKPQSTGASVENINLIKEGKVEMAFVMSDVLTEAAEGIGNFPEKVDKVQQIAALYPNYVQIVTTADSGIKTIEDLKGKRVAVGDQNSGVEVNARNLLNGFGITYDDLKVDYLGYAEAADGLKSGSIDAAFLTSGLPNSSVMELAASIDLALVAVDPAKIEEIAKDQPYFVAMDIPADTYGNAEPIPTAAIMNALVVSSDLSEDDVYKLTKKFFDSLDTLGNSHQAASEITLEGAQQGMVAPVHPGAQKYYDEQK from the coding sequence ATGAAAGTTAGAAAGTATGGCCTATTGTTTGCAAGCGCTTTAATGAGTGCTACAATCCTTGCAGCTTGCGGCGATTCGGATAAAGACGGAGGTGCTGACAGCAAGGGAAGCGCTGACGGACTTGATACAAGAATCGTAACGATAGCAACCGGGGGATCTTCAGGCCCATATAACATTATTGGAACGACTCTCGCAAATGAATATTCGACTGAATTCGGCGTTAACTCGAAACCACAGTCAACAGGTGCATCCGTTGAAAATATCAACTTGATCAAAGAAGGTAAAGTTGAAATGGCATTCGTCATGAGTGATGTGCTCACTGAAGCAGCAGAAGGGATCGGAAACTTCCCGGAGAAAGTAGATAAAGTTCAGCAAATCGCGGCTCTATATCCGAACTATGTACAAATCGTAACGACTGCCGACTCAGGCATTAAGACAATCGAAGATTTGAAAGGCAAGCGGGTTGCTGTCGGCGATCAAAACTCAGGCGTTGAAGTGAACGCACGCAACTTGCTCAACGGATTCGGTATTACATACGATGATTTGAAAGTCGATTACTTAGGCTATGCAGAAGCGGCTGACGGTCTGAAATCCGGCAGCATTGATGCGGCATTCCTGACAAGTGGTCTTCCGAACTCCTCGGTGATGGAGCTTGCAGCAAGTATCGATCTTGCACTTGTAGCTGTCGACCCGGCTAAAATTGAAGAAATTGCAAAAGACCAACCATACTTCGTCGCAATGGACATTCCTGCTGATACATATGGCAATGCGGAACCGATTCCGACAGCGGCAATCATGAATGCATTGGTCGTCAGCAGTGATTTGAGCGAAGATGATGTTTACAAATTGACGAAGAAGTTCTTTGACAGCTTGGACACTCTTGGAAACTCCCACCAAGCTGCATCAGAAATTACTCTGGAAGGTGCACAACAAGGTATGGTAGCACCTGTTCACCCTGGAGCTCAAAAGTACTACGATGAGCAAAAGTAA
- a CDS encoding DUF1850 domain-containing protein, which translates to MSKSKIFLSGGMFAIMLLLSLFLIRIPTIQLSYMDGSFYLSDDTFELGWIHSVEKEPWFETYERKGLDLYLTTTKFKTFGAGVPSSKKVIEAEDGFVHMVVNEKRGEIRLAVSENVQTTLYTKNSEIQLYELVDDYETIVIRVVNASLWNLLRGEKID; encoded by the coding sequence ATGAGCAAAAGTAAGATTTTCCTAAGTGGGGGCATGTTCGCAATCATGCTCCTTCTTTCTCTTTTTTTAATTCGAATTCCTACCATTCAACTTTCGTATATGGATGGTAGTTTTTATTTGAGTGACGATACGTTTGAACTCGGTTGGATTCATTCTGTCGAAAAGGAGCCCTGGTTCGAAACATATGAACGGAAGGGGCTCGATCTTTATTTGACGACTACGAAGTTCAAGACATTCGGTGCCGGTGTTCCATCCTCAAAGAAAGTGATCGAAGCGGAAGACGGTTTTGTCCATATGGTTGTCAATGAAAAAAGGGGTGAAATCCGGCTGGCCGTTTCGGAAAATGTCCAGACCACTTTATACACGAAAAATAGTGAAATCCAGTTATATGAACTAGTCGACGATTACGAAACGATAGTCATTCGTGTCGTCAACGCATCTTTATGGAATTTATTAAGAGGTGAAAAAATTGACTAA
- a CDS encoding sporulation histidine kinase inhibitor Sda gives MLSIPDDLLMESYKKAVALNLCPQFIKLLEKEIRRRSIHSSKRGTESPYIENESPSIH, from the coding sequence ATGTTGAGTATACCGGATGACCTTCTTATGGAATCATATAAAAAAGCGGTCGCGTTAAACCTTTGCCCACAGTTCATCAAACTTTTGGAGAAAGAGATTAGGCGACGTTCCATTCATTCCTCAAAGCGTGGAACAGAATCTCCATATATTGAAAATGAGAGCCCATCCATTCATTGA